A genomic region of Mycobacterium senriense contains the following coding sequences:
- a CDS encoding thiolase family protein, with the protein MTPNNDVAIIGVGLHPFGRFEGKSAMQMGVDAILAAVADAGIGWRDVQFATGGSWTVANPDAIVGMVGLTGIPFTNVFNACATAASAAKACADGIRLGDYDIGIAIGLDKHPRGAFTEDPALVGMPRWYAENGQYLTTQFFGMKANRYLHDHGISQQTLAKVAAKNFRNGAINPNAFRRKPISEEDILNSTMLNYPLTQYMFCAPDEGAAAVIMCRADIAHRYTSKPVYLRAVEVRTRRYGAYEVNTTCAPVEEDMAPTVYAARTAFEKAGVAPDDVDVIQLQDTDAGAEIIHMAECGFCEHGDQEKLLADGATEINGAMPVNTDGGLIANGEPIGASGLRQIHEIVRQLRGEAGERQVPGSPKVGFTQLYGAPGTAAATILTT; encoded by the coding sequence GTGACCCCCAATAACGATGTGGCCATCATCGGCGTGGGTTTACACCCGTTCGGGCGCTTCGAGGGCAAGTCGGCGATGCAGATGGGCGTCGACGCCATTCTCGCCGCGGTCGCCGACGCCGGTATCGGTTGGCGGGACGTCCAGTTCGCCACCGGCGGGAGCTGGACGGTGGCCAACCCGGACGCGATCGTCGGCATGGTCGGCCTGACCGGCATCCCGTTCACCAACGTGTTCAACGCATGCGCGACCGCCGCCAGCGCCGCCAAGGCATGCGCCGACGGCATCCGGCTGGGCGACTACGACATCGGGATCGCCATCGGACTGGACAAACACCCGCGCGGCGCATTCACCGAGGACCCCGCGCTGGTCGGAATGCCGCGGTGGTACGCCGAGAACGGGCAATATCTGACGACCCAGTTCTTCGGCATGAAGGCCAACCGCTACCTCCACGATCACGGCATCTCCCAGCAGACCCTGGCCAAGGTCGCCGCCAAAAACTTCCGCAACGGGGCCATCAACCCCAACGCATTTCGCCGCAAGCCGATCTCCGAAGAAGACATCCTGAACTCGACGATGCTGAATTATCCGCTGACCCAATACATGTTCTGCGCGCCCGACGAAGGCGCTGCCGCGGTGATCATGTGCCGAGCGGACATCGCGCACCGCTATACCTCCAAGCCCGTCTATCTGCGGGCGGTGGAGGTGCGTACCCGCCGCTACGGGGCCTACGAGGTCAACACCACCTGCGCGCCGGTCGAAGAAGACATGGCCCCAACGGTTTACGCCGCGCGGACCGCGTTCGAGAAGGCCGGCGTCGCGCCCGACGATGTCGACGTGATCCAGTTGCAGGACACCGACGCCGGTGCCGAGATCATCCACATGGCCGAGTGCGGGTTCTGCGAGCACGGCGATCAGGAGAAGCTACTGGCCGACGGCGCCACCGAGATCAACGGCGCGATGCCGGTCAACACCGACGGCGGGCTGATCGCCAATGGCGAGCCCATCGGCGCCTCCGGCCTGCGGCAGATCCACGAGATCGTGCGCCAACTCCGCGGTGAAGCGGGCGAGCGGCAGGTGCCCGGGAGCCCGAAGGTGGGATTCACCCAGCTGTACGGCGCACCGGGCACCGCCGCGGCGACCATCCTCACGACCTGA
- a CDS encoding CaiB/BaiF CoA transferase family protein, with protein sequence MTGFRVLELAQFTFVPAAGAILADWGADVIKVEHPARGDTQRGFLNMGGIQVDPERHPLMEHPNRGKRSVGIDVSTPGGQEVIYELAKTADVFLTNYMPAQRQKHKFDVEHIRAVNPNIVYARGSAYGDKGAERDTGGYDGTAFWTRSGIGYALTPEELGGALGQGIPAFGDSIGGMFIAGGISAALLHRERTGEAVELDVSLLSTAWWAAGASVTQGMETGEVMRTPMPGSGAPSVNPFMGNYETSDGGTINLCIISPTGLIRDTFEHLGIPEAADDPRFSDVLPLIQNADAAADLISKAFAGKPFDYWRQHLKTMKGQWAPFQSLIDLVHDEQAIANDMIAEVELAGGGKPFRVVRGPVQFNHEPLTTTRAPQASEHTELVLMELGMDWDRIEQLKDAGAIA encoded by the coding sequence ATGACGGGCTTTCGGGTCCTGGAACTTGCGCAGTTCACCTTCGTTCCTGCGGCGGGAGCCATCCTGGCCGACTGGGGAGCGGACGTCATCAAAGTCGAACACCCGGCGCGCGGCGACACCCAGCGCGGTTTCCTGAATATGGGTGGCATTCAAGTCGATCCGGAACGACACCCGCTGATGGAACATCCCAACCGCGGCAAACGCAGCGTCGGGATCGACGTCTCCACGCCGGGCGGGCAGGAAGTGATCTACGAGCTGGCCAAGACCGCGGATGTGTTCCTCACCAACTACATGCCCGCGCAGCGCCAGAAGCACAAGTTCGACGTGGAGCACATTCGCGCGGTGAACCCGAACATCGTGTACGCGCGCGGCTCGGCCTACGGCGACAAAGGGGCCGAGCGTGACACCGGCGGCTATGACGGCACGGCGTTCTGGACGCGCAGCGGCATCGGGTACGCCCTGACCCCCGAGGAGCTGGGCGGCGCACTGGGGCAAGGCATTCCCGCATTCGGCGATTCGATCGGCGGCATGTTCATCGCCGGCGGCATCTCGGCCGCGCTGCTGCATCGCGAGCGCACCGGCGAGGCCGTCGAACTGGACGTGTCGCTGCTGAGCACGGCCTGGTGGGCGGCGGGCGCCAGCGTAACGCAGGGCATGGAGACCGGCGAGGTCATGCGCACGCCCATGCCGGGTTCGGGTGCGCCCTCGGTGAATCCGTTCATGGGCAACTACGAAACCTCCGACGGCGGCACCATCAACCTGTGCATCATCAGCCCGACCGGGCTGATCCGCGACACGTTCGAACACCTGGGCATTCCCGAGGCGGCCGACGATCCCCGCTTTTCCGACGTGCTCCCGTTGATCCAGAACGCCGACGCCGCCGCCGATTTGATTTCAAAGGCTTTTGCCGGCAAGCCTTTTGACTACTGGCGACAGCACCTCAAGACCATGAAGGGTCAGTGGGCGCCGTTCCAGAGCCTCATCGACCTGGTGCACGACGAGCAGGCGATCGCCAACGACATGATCGCCGAGGTCGAGCTCGCCGGCGGTGGCAAGCCGTTCCGCGTGGTCCGCGGCCCCGTTCAGTTCAACCACGAACCGTTGACCACGACGCGGGCGCCGCAGGCCAGCGAGCACACCGAGCTGGTCCTGATGGAGCTCGGCATGGACTGGGACCGGATCGAGCAACTCAAGGATGCGGGAGCCATTGCGTGA
- a CDS encoding cytochrome P450, which produces MTTNVHTAAGAGDETVSLRDPYPFFARKRREAGVFAGTVMDYSKTPESLLPKQEFSAMSFDAVNTVFRDGRVFSSKPYDKTIGLFMGPTILAMEGKKHREHRNLVSAAFKSKALARWEPTIVRPICNGLIDEFIETGRADLIRDFTFEFPTRVISRLLGLPADDLPMFRKRAVQLISYHVNYEGAFEASTALKDYFLEQIEQRRSKPTEDIIGDLVTAEIDGEKLTDEAIYSFLRLLLPAGLETTYRSSGNLLYLLLTHPEQFAAVQADRELLAPAIEEGLRYETPLTVVQRFTTEDTQVEGVKIPARSVIGVCIGSANRDERRWERSEGFDIFRKHVPHISFAAGEHTCLGLHLARLETRVAMECLLDRLTNVTLLTDDDPHIHGQPFRSPNALPVTFDAK; this is translated from the coding sequence GTGACGACCAACGTTCACACCGCCGCCGGTGCCGGCGACGAGACCGTCAGCCTGCGTGACCCCTACCCGTTCTTTGCCCGCAAGCGGCGGGAGGCCGGCGTGTTCGCGGGCACGGTGATGGACTACTCCAAGACGCCGGAGTCCCTGCTGCCCAAGCAGGAGTTCTCGGCGATGTCGTTCGACGCGGTCAACACGGTGTTCAGGGACGGCCGGGTGTTCAGTTCCAAGCCGTACGACAAGACCATCGGCCTGTTCATGGGGCCGACGATTCTGGCGATGGAGGGCAAGAAGCACCGCGAGCACCGCAACCTGGTCTCCGCGGCGTTCAAGTCCAAAGCGCTGGCCCGCTGGGAGCCCACCATCGTGCGGCCGATCTGCAATGGCCTGATCGACGAGTTCATCGAGACCGGGCGCGCCGACCTGATCCGGGACTTCACCTTCGAGTTCCCCACCCGCGTCATCTCCAGGCTGCTGGGACTGCCGGCCGACGACCTGCCGATGTTCCGCAAGCGCGCCGTCCAATTGATCAGCTACCACGTCAACTACGAAGGCGCCTTCGAGGCGTCGACCGCGCTCAAGGACTATTTCCTCGAACAGATCGAACAGCGCAGGTCCAAGCCCACCGAGGACATCATCGGCGACCTGGTCACCGCGGAGATCGACGGCGAAAAGCTCACCGACGAAGCCATTTACTCGTTCCTGCGGTTGCTGCTGCCCGCCGGCCTGGAGACCACCTACCGCTCGTCGGGAAACCTGCTGTATCTGTTGCTCACCCATCCGGAGCAGTTCGCCGCGGTGCAGGCCGACCGCGAGTTGCTGGCGCCGGCCATCGAGGAAGGGCTGCGCTACGAGACACCGCTGACCGTCGTGCAACGCTTCACGACCGAAGACACCCAGGTGGAAGGTGTGAAGATTCCGGCTCGTTCGGTGATCGGAGTGTGCATCGGTTCGGCGAACCGCGACGAACGACGCTGGGAACGCTCCGAAGGGTTCGACATCTTCCGCAAGCACGTGCCCCACATCTCGTTCGCCGCCGGTGAGCACACCTGCCTGGGTCTGCATCTGGCGCGGCTGGAAACGCGCGTCGCGATGGAATGCCTACTGGACCGGCTGACCAATGTCACCTTGCTGACCGACGATGACCCACACATCCACGGTCAGCCGTTCCGGTCGCCGAATGCGCTTCCGGTGACGTTCGACGCGAAGTAG
- a CDS encoding acyl-CoA synthetase translates to MSDTTTTFTVPAVAKALAAAIPDRELLIQGDQRLTYRQVIERSNRLAAYLHAQGLGCHTERSALGGHEVGQDLLGLYAYNGNEFVEALLGSFEARVAPFNVNFRYVKSELQYLLADAGATALLYHAAFAPRVAEILPDLPQLRVLIQIADDSGNDLLDGAVDYEAALASVSPEPPPVQHSADDLYVLYTGGTTGMPKGVLWRQHDIFMTSFGGRNLMTGEPSSSLEEIVERAASGPGTKLMILPPLIHGAAQWSVMTAITTGQSVVFPTVVDHLDADDVVRTIERERVMVVTVVGDAMARPLVAAIEKGIADVSSLAVVANGGALLTPYVKQRLIEALPNAVVVDGVGSSETGAQMHHMSTSGAVATGTFNAGPDTFVAAEDLTAILEPGHEGMGWLAQRGYVPLGYKGDAAKTAKTFPVIDGVRYAVPGDRARHGADGSIELLGRDSVTINSGGEKIFVEEVETALASHPAVADVVVAGRPSERWGQEVVAVVALAPGAGAESEELVAHAAQTLARYKLPKAIVFRSIIERSPSGKADYRWAREQAVSG, encoded by the coding sequence ATGTCCGACACCACAACAACATTCACGGTTCCGGCCGTCGCGAAGGCCCTCGCCGCCGCGATCCCCGATCGGGAGCTGCTCATCCAGGGGGACCAGCGCCTCACCTACCGGCAGGTGATCGAGCGCTCCAACCGGTTGGCCGCGTACCTGCACGCGCAGGGATTGGGTTGCCACACCGAGCGCTCGGCGCTGGGCGGCCACGAGGTAGGCCAAGACCTGCTGGGACTGTACGCCTACAACGGGAACGAATTCGTCGAAGCGTTGCTGGGCAGCTTCGAGGCGCGGGTCGCCCCCTTCAACGTCAACTTCCGCTACGTGAAGAGCGAGCTGCAATACCTGCTGGCGGATGCCGGGGCGACCGCGCTGCTCTACCACGCCGCGTTCGCGCCGCGGGTGGCCGAGATCCTGCCGGATCTGCCACAGCTACGCGTGCTCATCCAGATCGCCGACGACTCGGGCAACGACTTGCTTGACGGCGCAGTCGATTACGAGGCCGCCCTGGCGTCGGTGTCCCCGGAGCCGCCGCCGGTTCAGCACTCCGCCGACGACTTGTACGTGCTGTACACCGGTGGCACGACGGGCATGCCGAAGGGCGTGTTGTGGCGCCAGCACGACATATTCATGACGTCCTTTGGCGGCCGGAATCTGATGACCGGCGAGCCGTCCAGCTCCCTTGAGGAGATCGTCGAACGCGCCGCGTCGGGCCCGGGCACCAAGCTGATGATTCTGCCCCCGCTGATCCATGGCGCCGCCCAGTGGAGTGTGATGACCGCGATCACGACGGGGCAGTCCGTCGTCTTTCCGACGGTGGTCGATCACCTGGACGCCGACGACGTGGTGCGCACCATCGAGCGGGAAAGAGTCATGGTGGTCACCGTGGTGGGCGATGCGATGGCGCGCCCCTTGGTCGCCGCGATCGAGAAGGGGATCGCCGACGTGTCGTCGCTGGCGGTCGTCGCCAACGGCGGTGCGCTGCTGACCCCGTACGTCAAGCAACGCTTGATAGAAGCGCTGCCGAACGCCGTTGTGGTCGATGGCGTCGGCTCGTCGGAGACCGGGGCGCAGATGCACCACATGTCGACGTCGGGAGCGGTGGCCACCGGCACGTTCAACGCCGGGCCGGACACCTTCGTGGCGGCCGAGGACTTGACGGCAATCCTGGAGCCGGGCCACGAGGGGATGGGCTGGCTGGCGCAGCGAGGCTACGTTCCGCTCGGCTACAAGGGCGATGCGGCCAAGACGGCCAAGACATTTCCGGTGATCGACGGCGTCCGGTACGCCGTCCCCGGTGACCGCGCGCGCCACGGCGCCGACGGCTCCATCGAATTGCTGGGCCGGGATTCGGTGACCATCAACTCCGGCGGCGAGAAGATCTTCGTCGAGGAGGTCGAGACGGCCCTCGCGTCGCATCCCGCGGTGGCCGACGTGGTGGTCGCCGGTCGGCCGAGCGAGCGGTGGGGCCAGGAGGTCGTCGCCGTGGTGGCGCTCGCACCGGGAGCCGGCGCCGAGTCCGAAGAACTGGTGGCGCACGCCGCGCAGACCCTGGCGCGCTACAAACTGCCCAAAGCGATCGTGTTCCGTTCGATCATCGAGCGGAGTCCGTCGGGTAAGGCCGACTACCGGTGGGCGCGCGAGCAGGCGGTCAGCGGCTGA
- a CDS encoding PaaI family thioesterase, whose amino-acid sequence MTETAPEIRGGFPDVRPVEDAPAELGPFVAALRRLQDLTVSTKPDPALWAAATTHLENACALLDGHQVPETEAVAGRVLSLPGLAHPLIPPWMVTESGPDGVRMTGHFSTAHIGGNRAVHGGMIPLFYDWLFGMVVTTADIRPTRTAYLHVDFRSITPIDQPLTAHGRIASVDGRKVFIDATMIAADGTLLSQANGLMVRLLPHQP is encoded by the coding sequence ATGACCGAAACTGCGCCGGAAATTCGAGGCGGATTCCCCGACGTCAGACCCGTCGAGGACGCGCCCGCGGAACTGGGCCCGTTCGTCGCCGCGCTGCGCCGGCTGCAGGACCTGACCGTGTCGACCAAGCCCGACCCCGCGCTGTGGGCCGCTGCGACCACCCACCTGGAGAACGCCTGCGCGCTGCTGGACGGCCACCAAGTGCCCGAGACCGAGGCGGTGGCCGGCCGGGTGCTGAGCCTGCCGGGGTTGGCCCATCCGCTGATACCGCCCTGGATGGTGACCGAGTCCGGTCCCGACGGCGTACGGATGACCGGTCATTTCAGCACCGCCCACATCGGTGGGAACCGTGCCGTGCACGGCGGCATGATCCCGCTGTTCTACGACTGGCTGTTCGGCATGGTCGTGACGACCGCGGACATCCGGCCGACGCGCACGGCCTACCTGCACGTCGACTTCCGCAGCATCACCCCCATTGACCAGCCGCTCACCGCCCACGGCCGCATCGCCAGTGTCGACGGCAGGAAGGTTTTCATTGACGCTACTATGATAGCCGCCGATGGAACCTTGCTCAGCCAAGCCAACGGCCTGATGGTTCGTTTGTTACCCCACCAGCCGTGA
- a CDS encoding cysteine hydrolase translates to MTDRLAGLAAPEHTAIVTQECQGAVMGPDAGLAMLAEEARREALPNIARLLPAARAAGVRVVHCLVQRRPDGLGSNHNAKIFALGGGNRVDITPGTPGAELLPELGPEPSDLVLRRWHGVGPMGGTDLDSVLRNLGVSTIVVVGVSLNIAIPNLVMDAVNAAYRVVVPRDAVAGIPADYGAAMIANTLSLLATITSTDELLRAWDAGMR, encoded by the coding sequence ATGACGGACCGACTGGCCGGTCTGGCCGCACCCGAACACACCGCGATCGTCACCCAGGAGTGCCAGGGCGCGGTGATGGGTCCCGACGCGGGGCTGGCGATGCTCGCCGAGGAGGCCCGCCGCGAGGCGCTGCCCAACATCGCGCGTCTACTGCCCGCGGCCCGCGCGGCCGGAGTGCGGGTCGTGCACTGCCTGGTGCAGCGGCGACCCGACGGGCTCGGCTCCAACCACAACGCGAAGATCTTCGCGTTGGGCGGCGGCAACAGGGTGGACATCACACCCGGCACGCCGGGTGCCGAGCTGCTGCCCGAATTGGGGCCGGAGCCTTCGGATTTGGTGTTGCGCCGGTGGCACGGCGTGGGCCCGATGGGCGGCACGGACCTGGACTCGGTGCTGCGCAATCTCGGGGTGTCGACCATCGTCGTGGTGGGTGTTTCGCTGAACATCGCGATTCCCAACCTCGTCATGGATGCCGTCAATGCCGCCTACCGGGTGGTCGTCCCCCGCGACGCGGTGGCCGGCATACCCGCCGACTATGGTGCAGCGATGATCGCCAACACCCTGTCGCTGCTGGCCACGATCACCAGCACCGACGAGCTGCTCCGGGCCTGGGACGCAGGAATGCGATGA
- a CDS encoding Rieske 2Fe-2S domain-containing protein produces MKVPFTWKVTGWFMVGWSPEFPVGEVRPLHYFGEDLVAYRDEHGELRVLEAHCKHLGAHIGHGGKVVGDCVECPFHGWRWGPDGTNRYIPYQPDRPNRGLRLKVYPVQEQYDCVFIWHHPHGKEPQWEMPDIFGKFPQFETNPAAYYRAYPEFSRRAQREPVHPQIVAENAPDSAHFEYVHHATVTPKVLDWKIVDQEWQFVAGWPDARSDNPEDLALRFHSHLFGLGGAISVFEGAQNHRLIFTCTPVDDECSDLFYSIWWPRVPGDTADVPEGKLRDVIEKQFLSTVFDDLQIWRYQKYVEHPALSKVDAKGYMALRKWATQFYDVAPVGAPA; encoded by the coding sequence GTGAAAGTCCCATTCACCTGGAAAGTCACCGGCTGGTTCATGGTCGGGTGGTCTCCGGAGTTTCCCGTCGGCGAGGTTCGGCCGCTGCACTATTTCGGTGAGGATCTGGTGGCCTACCGGGATGAGCACGGTGAGCTGCGCGTCTTGGAAGCACATTGCAAACACCTGGGCGCGCACATCGGGCACGGCGGCAAAGTGGTCGGCGACTGCGTCGAGTGCCCGTTCCACGGCTGGCGCTGGGGTCCGGACGGCACCAACCGATACATCCCCTACCAGCCGGACCGGCCCAACCGCGGGTTGCGCCTCAAGGTGTATCCCGTGCAGGAGCAGTACGACTGCGTCTTCATCTGGCACCACCCCCACGGCAAGGAGCCGCAGTGGGAGATGCCCGACATCTTCGGTAAGTTCCCGCAGTTCGAGACGAACCCGGCGGCGTATTACCGGGCCTATCCGGAGTTTTCCCGGCGCGCGCAGCGCGAGCCGGTGCATCCGCAGATCGTCGCCGAGAACGCCCCCGACAGCGCGCATTTCGAGTACGTGCATCACGCTACCGTGACGCCCAAGGTGCTGGACTGGAAGATCGTCGACCAGGAATGGCAGTTCGTCGCGGGCTGGCCGGACGCGCGCAGCGACAACCCCGAGGACCTCGCGTTGCGGTTCCACAGCCACCTGTTCGGCCTCGGCGGAGCAATCAGCGTCTTCGAGGGCGCGCAGAATCATCGGCTGATCTTCACCTGCACACCGGTCGACGACGAGTGCTCGGACCTGTTCTACTCGATCTGGTGGCCGCGGGTCCCCGGCGATACCGCGGACGTTCCGGAAGGCAAATTGCGCGACGTCATCGAGAAACAATTCCTGTCCACCGTGTTCGACGATCTGCAGATCTGGCGCTACCAGAAGTACGTGGAACACCCCGCGTTGTCGAAAGTTGACGCGAAAGGCTATATGGCGCTGCGGAAGTGGGCGACACAGTTCTATGACGTCGCCCCGGTGGGCGCCCCCGCATGA
- a CDS encoding flavin-containing monooxygenase, with protein sequence MAEADNSFDVLVIGAGFSGLYMLHRLRQLGIRTRVLEMAGNVGGTWLFNRYPGARCDIESIEYSYSFSEDIQQEWVWTESMPAQPEIEAYLNFVADRLDLRRDIQFGTKVVAMTFDEEAGVWLVGTEAGDAFRVPFVVAASGILSVPLEPDISGMDTFTGTSLFTSRWPEGGVDLTGKRVGVIGTGSTGVQLIPVVAREALHLSVFQRSPAYTLPWRVHRFEPGELDDMKARYGDIRAAQRAHPIGAARLSAFSVLLEMLGSPPLKSATREEQLRAIEENGVMGALNWGDIFFDIEANRMAATLYGEAVARIVKDPDTAASLVPVHPFACKRPIIDQGYYETFNRDNVTLVDLRKSPIREVTPIGIRTEDRVHELDIIVYATGFDAMTGALSRIDVRGRDGMSLGEFWATEGPLSYLGLAIAGFPNLFTVQGPGSPSAATNFVAALEQHVEWIGDCIAYLRANDIRTIEALSTAQREWIDHATALVAPTVLVHPSCNSWYNGGNVPGKKRMYMGYTGGIPEYRRRCDEVAAGGYTGFKLA encoded by the coding sequence ATGGCTGAAGCTGATAACTCCTTCGATGTGCTCGTCATCGGTGCGGGATTCTCCGGGTTGTACATGCTGCATCGGCTACGGCAACTCGGGATCCGCACCCGAGTGCTGGAGATGGCCGGAAACGTCGGTGGCACCTGGCTTTTCAACCGGTACCCGGGTGCGCGGTGCGATATCGAGAGCATCGAATACTCCTACAGCTTCTCCGAGGATATTCAGCAGGAGTGGGTTTGGACCGAGTCGATGCCGGCCCAACCCGAGATCGAGGCCTACCTGAATTTCGTGGCCGACCGGCTCGACCTCCGGCGCGACATCCAATTCGGCACCAAGGTCGTCGCGATGACGTTCGACGAAGAAGCCGGCGTGTGGCTGGTGGGCACCGAAGCCGGCGATGCGTTCCGGGTGCCATTCGTCGTCGCCGCCTCCGGCATCCTGTCGGTGCCGCTCGAACCCGACATCTCCGGAATGGACACCTTCACCGGGACCTCACTGTTCACCAGCCGATGGCCCGAGGGCGGCGTCGACCTCACCGGCAAGCGCGTCGGCGTCATCGGCACCGGCTCGACCGGCGTTCAGCTCATCCCGGTGGTTGCCCGAGAAGCGCTGCACCTCTCGGTGTTTCAGCGCTCGCCCGCATACACCCTGCCCTGGCGGGTGCACCGCTTCGAACCGGGCGAACTCGACGACATGAAGGCCCGCTACGGCGACATCCGGGCGGCTCAGCGGGCCCACCCGATCGGGGCAGCCCGCTTGAGCGCCTTCTCCGTCCTGCTCGAGATGCTCGGCAGCCCGCCGTTGAAGTCCGCGACCCGCGAGGAACAGCTGCGTGCCATCGAAGAGAACGGCGTGATGGGGGCATTGAACTGGGGCGACATCTTTTTCGACATCGAGGCCAACCGGATGGCCGCCACACTGTACGGCGAAGCTGTGGCCCGGATCGTCAAAGACCCGGACACCGCGGCGTCGTTGGTGCCGGTACATCCCTTTGCGTGCAAGCGACCGATCATCGACCAGGGTTACTACGAGACATTCAACCGGGACAACGTCACCCTAGTCGATCTGCGCAAGTCGCCGATCCGCGAGGTCACACCAATCGGCATCCGCACCGAGGACCGGGTGCACGAACTCGACATCATCGTTTACGCCACGGGGTTCGACGCCATGACCGGTGCGCTGAGCCGGATCGACGTGCGCGGTCGTGACGGAATGTCGCTGGGCGAATTCTGGGCCACCGAAGGGCCGCTATCGTATCTGGGCCTCGCAATCGCCGGCTTCCCGAACCTGTTCACGGTGCAAGGACCGGGCAGCCCGAGCGCGGCCACGAACTTCGTGGCCGCTCTCGAACAGCATGTTGAGTGGATCGGTGACTGCATTGCGTATCTGCGCGCCAACGACATTCGCACCATTGAGGCGTTGAGCACCGCTCAGCGGGAGTGGATCGATCACGCCACCGCGCTGGTTGCGCCGACGGTGTTGGTTCACCCGTCGTGCAACTCCTGGTACAACGGCGGAAACGTGCCCGGTAAGAAACGGATGTACATGGGTTATACCGGCGGAATACCGGAATACCGGCGCCGCTGCGACGAAGTCGCGGCCGGCGGATACACCGGTTTCAAACTGGCATAG